The following DNA comes from Pedosphaera parvula Ellin514.
GACACTGGATCAAGGGCAGGCACTCCGGCATCCAGGGGCGCGCGCGGGCGAGTATGTTTGCGTCACGGTAAAGGATACCGGCACGGGCATTGCGCCTGAGCATGTGCCGAAGATTTTTGATCCATTTTTTACCACGAAGGATGTGGGCAAAGGGACCGGGCTGGGGCTGGCAACAGTGTATGGCATTGTGCAACAACATAAGGGATGGATTACCGTGGATAGCACCGTGGGCAAGGAAACCATCTTCCAGATTTTCCTGCCCGGCAGCGTTTCCAAGGCAGCCAGTTCCCTGGCTGGTCCGGCCGTTGAGACTAGGGTGCAGGGCGGGGCGGAGACGGTCCTGGTAGTGGAGGATGAGACGCCATTGCGGGTGCTGGTGCGAAACGTACTCGAAAGATATGGTTATCGAGTGCTGGAGGCGGTCTCGGGGCCGGCGGCGTTGTCGGTTTGGCAGGAGCATAAAGATGAAATCAGCCTGCTGCTGACCGATATGGTCATGCCACATGGGATTACTGGGCGGGAACTGGCTGAGCGATTGCTGGCTGACAAGCCGAAATTGAAAGTGATTTATTCCAGCGGCTATAGTCTGGCGGTGGTCGGCGCGGATATGGTGTTGCAGGAGGGGTTGAACTTTTTGCAGAAACCGTATCATCCGCGCAAGCTGGCGCAGGCGGTCAGGGATTGTTTGGATGAGGGCCGATGAGGTATGAGGCCCGGCGTTAAAAGTTCGGTTGCAAGAATCTGTCTGGCAGTGGCGGTCATTTTCTTTTGCCTGGGATTTTTAGTTTCGTGTGCGTGCCCTGGATGGTATGCCTGCGCGACTTTGTTTGCTGGCTTGGCGATAAAATTTGCAAGGGATGCTGCCAGAAGGTGGAGTGTGGTCTGCTTCATTGCATGCATTGCCATGACGGCGCTCAATTTTTAGCCATGCGTCAGGAGCAGAAGGTAAATCGTGCACGCAGCAGAGTGCTGGACAGGCTGGAAACCGCCACAGCGAAAGCCGACACCTCCAACGTTTCCAAAACCAGTTCTCCCTGAGGTCAGGGTTTTACATTTAGTTTACAATTTACCCTGGTTCACCACATCAAGCCTTAACATTTGAGGTTCAGGCTTCCACCAACAAATGCATTCAGGATGATGATATGAACAGCAGAATTCTATTGGCGATGAAGTTGGGCGTGGCGTTGGTGGTGCTTTTGGAGCGTGGCCAGGTGGTCAGGGCACAAACGGTGCCTAGGAGTGCGACGAACCGGGCTTCCATCACGATCGAAGGAAACTTCCGGGTGATACGGGCGAACGGTTTGCCGGATCATGAGCCGGGGAAGTTTCCAAACCGCGGGAATCCGAATTCCATTCAGCCGCAAAGCTACGTATTCAAAGTGACGGCACATCCGCAGGTAGCGGCCAAGGTGACGCCGTTGCGGATGCAGCCGTTTGGAGTGGCGATCAACGGGGTGGTGTTCGATCCCGGCGCGGCGGAGTGGTGGAATAATGATCGGAGTTCCGGCTGGCAATACGAGCCAATCAGCGGGACGAAGAAGTTGGGAATGGATCAGAACAATGCGCATGTGCAACCGACCGGGGCTTATCATTATCATGGCTTGCCGACGGGATTGTTGAGCAAAGTGAAGGGCGCGAAGGAAAGGATGGTTTTGCTCGGGTGGGCGGCGGATGGATTTCCGATTTATGCGCCTTGGGGCTATAGCAATCCGAAGGATGCAAAGAGCACGCTCAAGCCGGTGAAGTCGAGTTTCAAGCTGAAGCCGGGGACGCGTCCGAACGGGCCGGGCGGAATTTACGATGGAACGTACGTGGCGGATTTTGAGTATGTGGCCGGCTTAGGGAATTTGGATGAGTGCAACGGACGTTTCGGCGTGACGCCGGAGTTTCCGGAGGGGATTTATCATTATTATTTAACCAGCGATTTTCCGTTTATTCCGCGCGCTTATCGAGGAACACCTGATCCGAGTTTTGCGCTGCACGGTCCACGTGGAGGTGGTCCCAATGGCGGGCCGAGGTCGCCGGGTTTTCCCAATTAAGCCGGGAGTTTCAACTGGGTGGCGAATGAAGTCGAGGTGTGCTGATAGGAGGCAGCGTGGGTATCTCATTTTGAGACAGTGACGGAGATGTTGCAGACAGACAGAGTCAAAAGAGTGGTCAAAAGGCCTATTTAAAGTCGATTTCAAGTGGAACAAGCGATGGGTTTGGCTGGCATCAGGATTGCTGCAAAAAGTTGTCGTACTTTAATCATAGGTTGGTAGCGGTAAGCGGCAGACGTTTTAGGGAATAGGTTCCCAGGTTTTACGTCTGCCGCTTTCGTTTTCGGAGGAGGTATTTTCCAGCTTTACAAGGAAAGAGTCGGAGGGATGATGTGGCGTTATGAAACGGAGTGGAAGATGTCCAAAGATGCCGAAAAGGGAAAAAGTCAGGAAAAAGTACCTATTGATAGGTAGTTGGGTGAATGGAGACGAATACGCAACGGAGTTGGAATACACTGTTTCGAAGGGGAGAAATTGTTTTCGCGTTCGTGCAGTGGACCGGTATGATGGAGAAGAAGCGGAGGTTTACGATCTGAAATGGAATAAAGAGGAGTTGACGTTTGCGGCCTATTGGAACTCGACGGGAAGGTTACTAAAATGCCGGTTGAAAGCCCTTTCGGAAAATCGGGTGGACTTTACATATACCTATACTGCACAAGAGATGTGGCATCGAAAGTTGGAGAGTTGAAGATGTGCACGATGAAACCTAGCGGGAAATTCTATGAGTATTGAGGCAGGTTATTGGCGTGTCACGCCGGAGGAGTTTAAAGGGCTGTTATCTGATCCTAAAGCTGCAGGGTCGTTCTTCGGGAATGACCTTGAAAGTTTGGATGATCCGGAAGCATTGTTGGTGGCGATTGAGGAACGTGAAGCAAGTGGCCGGCATTTGAGCGTCGGCACGGATTGGCACGCGTTGCATTTTTTGCTCAC
Coding sequences within:
- a CDS encoding YHYH protein — protein: MNSRILLAMKLGVALVVLLERGQVVRAQTVPRSATNRASITIEGNFRVIRANGLPDHEPGKFPNRGNPNSIQPQSYVFKVTAHPQVAAKVTPLRMQPFGVAINGVVFDPGAAEWWNNDRSSGWQYEPISGTKKLGMDQNNAHVQPTGAYHYHGLPTGLLSKVKGAKERMVLLGWAADGFPIYAPWGYSNPKDAKSTLKPVKSSFKLKPGTRPNGPGGIYDGTYVADFEYVAGLGNLDECNGRFGVTPEFPEGIYHYYLTSDFPFIPRAYRGTPDPSFALHGPRGGGPNGGPRSPGFPN